From the genome of Halobellus litoreus, one region includes:
- a CDS encoding type II/IV secretion system ATPase subunit, translating into MTRDADRAPDESTEEPLTTLVPRLVDLSTSAAGIAAALGLTATADTRDRGSRESVDSGGAEACRCRPTVEEPTGTGLSERRELVVDASECPGDGDLASDPACRATVISSLEARDVDAVRTRSDGYERAYTDAAVGLLLAAGRFAERARFHDEALAERARSDPLAAARQATGRAGALARIAAESGLAAGADRVWDSASTEDAPPDDCDSDPYQTALRAVVGPAVARARVSRLPPPGSTRRETTSLPTGATAEIYDAAERSIYHLSPVAHGLEPDATATLSAAYEVLATGSVAGGERAAGRAVRRVADPDDPTETLAAVLDRYTHGLGVFEHLFADERISDVVVSAPVTETPVRVVVGGERLPTNVQLTPDGAASLASRFRRESGRAFSRSSPTLDASVVAETGRRIRVAGVTAPASEGVGFAFRARDGDAWTLPRLISVGSLPATAAAFLSIAAERGAATIVAGTRGAGKTTLLGALLWELPSTTRLVSIEDTPELPVDALRDHGRDVQALHTDGGVGSESGGGGSGGRGSGSGGGRGGFTPTDALRAALRLGDGALVVGEVRGEEAGSLYEAMRVGAHGHAVLGTIHGDSAAAVRERVVSDLGVPASSFGATDLVVTCAREGDSRHVAAIEEVRTAGEDATFVPLFERRDGALRSTGAIDRGDSAVFERCCRAREPYGALLSRLERRAARFDRLAAAALTTPEDCARSRRGEL; encoded by the coding sequence ATGACCCGAGACGCCGACCGCGCTCCCGACGAGAGCACCGAGGAACCGCTCACGACTCTCGTTCCCCGGCTCGTCGACCTCTCCACCTCGGCGGCCGGAATCGCCGCCGCCCTGGGCCTCACGGCAACCGCGGACACCCGCGACCGGGGCTCGCGAGAGTCGGTCGACAGCGGCGGAGCCGAGGCGTGTCGCTGTCGACCGACTGTCGAGGAACCGACCGGCACGGGCCTCTCGGAGCGGCGCGAACTCGTCGTCGACGCCTCGGAGTGTCCCGGGGACGGCGATCTGGCGTCGGATCCGGCCTGTCGAGCGACCGTGATCTCGTCGCTCGAAGCGCGCGACGTTGACGCGGTCCGAACGCGGTCCGACGGCTACGAACGGGCCTACACCGACGCGGCGGTCGGGCTGCTGCTGGCGGCCGGGCGATTCGCCGAACGAGCGCGCTTCCACGACGAAGCGCTCGCAGAGCGCGCCCGCTCGGACCCGCTCGCTGCTGCGCGTCAGGCGACCGGGCGCGCGGGGGCACTCGCGCGGATCGCGGCCGAGTCCGGTCTCGCGGCCGGGGCGGATCGCGTCTGGGACAGCGCTTCAACCGAGGACGCGCCTCCCGACGACTGCGACTCGGATCCCTACCAGACGGCGCTTCGGGCCGTCGTCGGCCCCGCGGTCGCTCGGGCCCGGGTCTCCCGTCTCCCGCCTCCGGGTTCCACCCGCCGCGAGACGACCTCGCTCCCGACCGGCGCGACGGCGGAGATATACGACGCGGCCGAGCGGTCGATCTACCATCTCTCACCGGTCGCACACGGATTGGAGCCCGACGCGACGGCAACGCTCTCGGCCGCCTACGAGGTACTCGCGACCGGCTCGGTCGCCGGCGGCGAGCGGGCCGCCGGACGGGCGGTGCGACGCGTCGCCGATCCCGACGACCCCACGGAGACGCTCGCCGCGGTCCTGGATCGATACACGCACGGCCTCGGGGTCTTCGAGCACCTCTTCGCCGACGAGCGGATCTCCGACGTCGTCGTCTCGGCCCCGGTGACGGAGACGCCGGTGCGGGTCGTCGTCGGCGGCGAGCGACTGCCGACGAACGTGCAGTTGACGCCCGACGGGGCGGCGTCGCTCGCCTCGCGGTTCCGGCGCGAGAGCGGTCGCGCCTTCTCCCGGAGTTCGCCCACGCTCGACGCGTCGGTCGTCGCCGAGACGGGCCGGCGGATCCGCGTCGCCGGCGTGACCGCGCCCGCGAGTGAGGGCGTCGGGTTCGCGTTCCGCGCTCGCGACGGCGACGCCTGGACGCTGCCTCGGCTGATCTCCGTCGGATCGCTTCCAGCCACGGCCGCGGCGTTTCTCTCGATCGCGGCCGAGCGCGGCGCGGCGACAATCGTGGCCGGTACGCGAGGGGCCGGCAAGACCACGCTCCTCGGGGCGCTGCTCTGGGAGCTCCCGAGTACGACGCGACTCGTCAGTATCGAGGACACCCCTGAACTCCCGGTCGACGCGCTTCGGGACCACGGCCGCGACGTGCAGGCGTTGCACACCGACGGCGGAGTCGGGTCGGAGAGCGGAGGCGGTGGATCGGGCGGCCGAGGAAGCGGATCGGGCGGCGGCCGCGGTGGGTTCACTCCGACCGACGCGCTCCGCGCTGCACTCCGACTGGGCGACGGCGCGCTGGTCGTCGGCGAGGTCCGCGGCGAGGAGGCCGGATCGCTGTACGAGGCGATGCGGGTCGGCGCGCACGGTCACGCCGTCCTGGGGACGATCCACGGCGACTCCGCGGCCGCCGTCCGCGAGCGGGTCGTCTCCGACCTCGGCGTCCCCGCCTCCTCGTTCGGCGCCACCGACCTCGTCGTGACCTGCGCGCGGGAGGGCGATTCCCGACACGTGGCCGCGATCGAAGAGGTGCGAACGGCGGGCGAAGACGCCACGTTCGTCCCGCTGTTCGAACGCCGGGACGGCGCGCTCCGATCGACGGGGGCGATCGATCGCGGCGACAGCGCGGTGTTCGAACGGTGCTGTCGAGCGCGCGAGCCCTACGGAGCCCTCCTCTCGCGACTGGAACGGCGCGCCGCTCGCTTCGACCGCCTGGCGGCGGCCGCACTGACGACGCCCGAAGACTGTGCCCGGAGTCGCCGCGGTGAGCTGTGA
- a CDS encoding DUF7311 family protein gives MIRLVVAAVLTLATLSAALPAVDDARAGRTDAELEGAIDRIERAGQHLAASEDAVPRRARAAGRRVAIRLPEASLTAARPAFVAVGGRPDGPGNRSVVAYASGGSPTRLRGLSLPVPLATPDGPVVFTASGRHAVDVALVDDAGRPTLVVTRG, from the coding sequence GTGATCCGGCTCGTCGTCGCCGCGGTCCTGACGCTGGCGACGCTTTCGGCCGCGCTCCCGGCGGTCGACGACGCGCGGGCCGGGCGGACCGACGCCGAACTCGAGGGGGCGATCGATCGGATCGAACGGGCCGGCCAGCACCTCGCCGCCAGCGAGGACGCCGTGCCGAGGCGGGCGCGCGCGGCCGGCCGCCGCGTGGCGATCCGGCTTCCGGAGGCGTCGCTGACGGCCGCGCGTCCGGCGTTCGTCGCGGTCGGCGGTCGACCGGACGGGCCGGGGAACCGATCCGTGGTCGCCTACGCGTCCGGCGGTTCTCCGACGCGGCTCCGCGGACTGTCGCTTCCGGTGCCGCTCGCCACTCCCGACGGCCCCGTCGTCTTCACGGCGTCGGGACGGCACGCCGTCGACGTCGCCCTCGTCGACGACGCCGGGCGTCCGACGCTCGTCGTCACGCGCGGGTGA
- a CDS encoding DUF7310 family coiled-coil domain-containing protein has translation MANDHDSAGVPTDAAPRTDERPTAREDRLDAVDRRLTAVEAELDAVRGLLDGVDAVDEAVERRASVALAKVETLERTLQDGERGLIRDRIPETERANSPERTDDSGASAPADGDPVSDPSVGDGTDRVAVSGCLTGDPDESRKKTTSDGSLAARLRDAFR, from the coding sequence ATGGCGAACGATCACGATTCCGCAGGGGTCCCGACGGACGCGGCACCTCGGACCGATGAACGTCCGACCGCCCGAGAGGACCGACTCGACGCGGTCGACCGCCGGCTGACGGCCGTCGAAGCCGAACTCGACGCGGTCCGCGGCCTCCTCGACGGGGTCGACGCCGTCGACGAAGCCGTCGAGCGGCGCGCGTCCGTGGCGCTCGCCAAGGTCGAGACGCTCGAACGGACGCTTCAGGACGGCGAGCGCGGGCTGATCCGAGACCGAATTCCCGAGACGGAGCGGGCAAACTCGCCGGAGCGAACTGACGATTCCGGAGCTTCCGCACCCGCCGACGGTGATCCCGTCAGCGATCCGAGCGTCGGCGACGGCACTGACCGCGTTGCCGTTTCGGGCTGCCTCACGGGCGACCCCGACGAGAGCCGGAAGAAAACCACGAGCGACGGCTCGCTCGCCGCGCGGCTCCGCGACGCGTTCCGGTGA
- a CDS encoding tubulin/FtsZ family protein, producing the protein MKSVLIGVGQAGGKLARELVEYDERMGFGAVRGAVGINTAKADLRDLPFETVLVGQDRVKGQGVGGDNELGAEVMQADIQEVLASLDGRVTAGTESIFVVAGLGGGTGSGGAPVVAKELKRIYDVPVYGLGILPGRDEGAMYQVNAGRSLKTFAREADSLLLVDNDAFRSAGESVTEGFDSINREIAKRVGLLLASGESVEGVAESVVDSSEIINTLRNGGIAALGYASAEAAPDAEGNINAVMSTTRRALLTGSSLPDATDADAALLVVAGEQDAIPRKGVERARRWVEEETGSLQVRGGDFPLSSGRLATLILLGGVERSDRLEAFMERAKDAEAAEAANREERADPGVQWGSDELDDLL; encoded by the coding sequence ATGAAGTCCGTCCTGATTGGCGTCGGCCAGGCCGGCGGGAAACTCGCCCGCGAACTGGTCGAATACGACGAGCGGATGGGATTCGGCGCCGTCCGCGGCGCGGTGGGTATCAACACCGCGAAGGCAGACCTCCGCGACCTCCCCTTCGAGACCGTCCTGGTCGGCCAGGACCGCGTGAAGGGCCAAGGGGTCGGCGGCGACAACGAACTGGGTGCGGAAGTGATGCAGGCCGACATCCAGGAGGTCCTCGCTTCGCTCGACGGCCGCGTGACGGCCGGAACGGAGTCGATATTCGTCGTCGCCGGCCTCGGCGGCGGCACCGGCAGCGGCGGCGCGCCGGTCGTCGCGAAGGAGCTGAAACGCATCTACGACGTTCCGGTCTACGGCCTCGGGATCCTCCCCGGACGCGACGAGGGCGCGATGTACCAAGTCAACGCCGGCCGGTCGCTGAAGACCTTCGCTCGGGAGGCCGACTCGCTGCTGCTCGTCGACAACGACGCCTTCCGCTCGGCCGGCGAGAGCGTGACCGAGGGCTTCGATTCGATCAACCGGGAGATCGCCAAGCGCGTCGGCCTCCTGCTCGCCTCCGGCGAGTCCGTCGAGGGGGTCGCCGAGAGCGTCGTCGACTCCTCGGAGATCATCAACACCCTCCGAAACGGCGGGATCGCCGCGCTCGGCTACGCGTCCGCGGAGGCCGCTCCCGACGCCGAGGGCAACATCAACGCCGTGATGAGCACGACGCGTCGCGCGCTGCTGACGGGGTCGAGCCTCCCCGACGCCACCGACGCCGACGCCGCCCTCCTCGTCGTCGCCGGTGAGCAGGACGCCATCCCGCGGAAAGGCGTCGAGCGCGCCCGCCGCTGGGTCGAAGAGGAGACCGGAAGTCTGCAGGTCCGCGGCGGCGACTTCCCGCTGTCGAGCGGGCGCCTCGCGACGCTGATCCTGCTCGGCGGCGTCGAGCGCTCCGACCGACTGGAGGCGTTTATGGAGCGCGCGAAAGACGCCGAAGCGGCGGAGGCCGCGAACCGCGAAGAGCGGGCGGATCCCGGGGTGCAGTGGGGGAGCGACGAACTCGACGACCTGCTGTAG
- a CDS encoding alkaline phosphatase family protein has product MGLFDRLRGDDHPRVAFIGIDGVPFSLLADNPDRFPHFAALAEEGSAGPIESIVPPESSACWPSLTTGVNPGETGVYGFQDRENGSYDTYVPMGRDVQATRLWDRVTDDGRQASVMNVPVTFPPQRNVQRMVSGFLSPGVKKAAHPEEFRDELDAMDYRIDVNAKLGHDDDKSDFVENAHETLDRRYEAFSSVIDRDDWDLFFGVFMTTDRVNHFLFEDYERDGENKDAFLEFYEAVDEYVGKIRESLPDDVTLVVASDHGFTSLDHEVHCNAWLEEQGWLSYEDDDHEELGDIADDTRAYSLIPGRFYINLEGREPRGSVPEDEYEAVRAELKAELEALEGPDGRKVADRVVEKEDAFRGDHDDIAPDLVVVPAHGFDLKSGFKGHEEVFGKGPRNGMHSFDNASLFVDDPDVEITEADLYDIAPTILDLMDVDYARAEFDGASLRL; this is encoded by the coding sequence ATGGGATTGTTCGACCGGCTTCGCGGAGACGACCATCCGCGCGTCGCCTTCATCGGTATCGACGGCGTACCCTTCAGTCTCCTCGCCGATAACCCCGACAGGTTTCCGCACTTCGCCGCGCTCGCCGAGGAGGGCAGCGCCGGCCCCATCGAGAGCATCGTGCCGCCGGAGTCCTCGGCGTGCTGGCCGTCGCTGACGACCGGCGTGAATCCCGGCGAAACCGGCGTCTACGGCTTCCAAGACCGCGAGAACGGATCGTACGACACCTACGTCCCGATGGGCCGGGACGTGCAGGCGACGCGCCTGTGGGACCGCGTGACCGACGACGGCCGACAGGCCAGCGTGATGAACGTCCCCGTGACGTTCCCGCCCCAGCGGAACGTCCAGCGGATGGTCTCGGGCTTCCTCTCGCCGGGCGTCAAGAAGGCCGCCCACCCCGAGGAGTTCCGCGACGAACTCGACGCGATGGACTACCGAATCGACGTCAACGCCAAACTCGGCCACGACGACGACAAATCCGACTTCGTCGAGAACGCTCACGAGACGCTCGACCGACGGTACGAGGCGTTCTCTTCGGTCATCGATCGAGACGACTGGGACCTCTTCTTCGGCGTGTTTATGACGACCGACCGGGTGAATCACTTCCTCTTCGAGGACTACGAGCGCGACGGCGAGAACAAAGACGCCTTCCTCGAGTTCTACGAGGCGGTCGACGAGTACGTCGGGAAGATTCGGGAGTCCCTGCCCGACGACGTCACGCTCGTCGTCGCCTCCGATCACGGCTTCACGTCGCTGGACCACGAGGTCCACTGCAACGCCTGGCTCGAAGAGCAGGGCTGGCTCTCCTACGAGGACGACGACCACGAGGAACTCGGCGACATCGCCGACGACACGCGCGCGTACTCGCTCATCCCGGGGCGGTTCTACATCAACCTCGAAGGCCGCGAACCGCGGGGCAGCGTCCCCGAGGACGAGTACGAGGCGGTCCGAGCGGAACTCAAAGCCGAACTGGAAGCGCTCGAAGGCCCCGACGGCCGGAAGGTGGCGGACCGCGTCGTCGAGAAGGAGGACGCCTTCCGCGGCGACCACGACGACATCGCGCCGGACCTCGTCGTCGTCCCCGCCCACGGGTTCGACCTCAAGTCCGGTTTCAAGGGCCACGAGGAGGTCTTCGGGAAGGGCCCCCGAAACGGAATGCACAGCTTCGACAACGCGTCGCTGTTCGTCGACGACCCCGACGTGGAAATCACCGAGGCGGACCTCTACGACATCGCGCCGACGATCCTCGATCTGATGGACGTCGACTACGCCCGCGCCGAGTTCGACGGCGCGAGCCTCCGGCTGTAG
- a CDS encoding DUF5788 family protein codes for MKEFERKQLLERVNREGATVGAEIPDEIDVQGEEIALREFVFEIKRRDTVPKGDRDRVEEAKKNLRRERLQRLQRIEDGDISYEEGERLAESIVGIDRALNALEQLRPVDLEQEAEVQQTADRKRWMRFLKQALGRGDSGGTGGRSGGRP; via the coding sequence GTGAAGGAGTTCGAGCGAAAGCAACTGCTGGAGCGCGTCAACCGAGAGGGCGCGACGGTGGGCGCGGAGATCCCCGACGAGATCGACGTACAGGGCGAGGAGATCGCACTCCGGGAGTTCGTCTTCGAGATCAAACGCCGCGACACGGTCCCGAAAGGCGACCGCGACCGGGTCGAGGAGGCGAAGAAGAACCTCCGACGGGAGCGCTTACAACGCCTCCAGCGGATCGAGGACGGCGACATCTCCTACGAGGAGGGCGAGCGACTCGCCGAGAGCATCGTCGGGATCGACCGCGCGCTGAACGCGCTCGAACAGTTGCGCCCGGTCGACCTCGAACAGGAGGCCGAGGTGCAGCAGACCGCCGACCGAAAGCGCTGGATGCGCTTCCTGAAGCAGGCCCTGGGCCGCGGGGACTCCGGCGGCACGGGCGGCCGGAGCGGGGGGCGACCGTGA